A region of Subtercola boreus DNA encodes the following proteins:
- a CDS encoding zinc-dependent alcohol dehydrogenase family protein, giving the protein MRAAVYNAPFDISVESRPDPVIQNPREAIVRVTSTCVCGSDLWYYRGESKRKGGGPIGHEFLGVVEELGSEVTGLKVGDFVIAPFMWSDGTCPHCLHGVTSSCVHGGFWAIGTDGGQGEYVRVPEADGTLVVVPGGVPDAALLPSLLTLSDVMGTGHHAAVSAGVVAGSTVAVVGDGAVGLCGVLAARRLGAGRIIALSRNPQRQAIATAFGATDIVSSRGDDALAEVRDLTDGIGVDATLECVGTAQAFTTAFAIARPGSRVGFVGVPHGVEFPLQAAFSNNVGLGGGLAPVRTYLPALLDDVLNGSINPGLVFDYEFDFENIADAYAAMDSRRAIKAIAHLA; this is encoded by the coding sequence ATGAGAGCAGCCGTGTACAACGCCCCGTTCGACATCTCGGTCGAGTCGAGGCCCGATCCGGTCATCCAGAACCCGCGTGAAGCGATCGTGCGGGTGACGTCGACCTGCGTCTGCGGTTCGGACCTCTGGTACTACCGCGGCGAGAGCAAGCGGAAGGGTGGCGGTCCGATCGGGCACGAGTTCCTCGGTGTCGTCGAAGAACTCGGCAGCGAGGTCACGGGGCTGAAGGTCGGCGACTTCGTCATCGCACCGTTCATGTGGAGCGACGGCACCTGCCCGCACTGCCTGCACGGCGTGACCTCCTCGTGTGTGCACGGCGGATTCTGGGCGATCGGCACCGACGGCGGCCAGGGCGAGTACGTGCGGGTGCCCGAGGCCGACGGAACGCTGGTCGTGGTTCCCGGTGGGGTTCCGGATGCCGCACTGCTGCCCTCGCTCCTGACGCTGTCCGACGTGATGGGCACGGGCCACCACGCGGCCGTCAGTGCCGGCGTCGTGGCGGGATCGACGGTCGCGGTCGTCGGCGACGGTGCTGTCGGGCTCTGCGGGGTGCTCGCCGCCCGCCGCCTCGGTGCGGGACGGATCATCGCGCTCAGCCGCAACCCCCAGCGACAGGCCATCGCCACGGCGTTCGGTGCGACCGACATCGTCTCGTCGCGGGGCGACGACGCTCTGGCCGAGGTGCGCGACCTCACCGACGGGATCGGGGTCGATGCCACCCTCGAGTGCGTCGGGACCGCCCAGGCGTTCACCACGGCGTTCGCGATCGCCCGCCCGGGTTCGCGCGTCGGCTTCGTCGGCGTGCCGCACGGGGTCGAATTCCCGCTGCAGGCGGCCTTCAGCAACAACGTCGGGCTCGGTGGCGGGCTCGCCCCGGTGCGGACCTACCTGCCGGCGCTCCTCGACGATGTGCTGAACGGGTCGATCAACCCGGGGTTGGTCTTCGACTACGAATTCGACTTCGAGAACATTGCGGACGCCTACGCCGCGATGGACAGCCGCCGCGCCATCAAGGCGATCGCGCACCTCGCATGA
- the trxA gene encoding thioredoxin has protein sequence MSTQTLTQENHDQTVADGIVLIDFWAAWCGPCRQFAPVFEATSEKNSDITFAKVDTEDQQALAASYGITSIPTLVVYRDGIPIFGQPGALPQPALEGLIDQVRALDMTEVRKEYDEALAKREAESSATPEA, from the coding sequence ATGAGCACGCAGACACTGACACAAGAGAACCACGACCAGACGGTCGCAGACGGCATCGTACTGATCGACTTCTGGGCAGCCTGGTGTGGCCCGTGCCGGCAGTTCGCCCCGGTCTTCGAGGCGACCAGCGAGAAGAACAGCGACATCACCTTCGCGAAGGTCGACACCGAAGACCAGCAGGCGCTGGCGGCGAGCTACGGAATCACGTCGATCCCGACCCTGGTCGTCTACCGTGACGGCATCCCGATCTTCGGCCAGCCCGGTGCCCTGCCGCAGCCGGCGCTCGAAGGGCTCATCGACCAGGTGCGCGCCCTCGACATGACCGAGGTGCGGAAGGAATACGACGAGGCCCTCGCCAAGCGCGAAGCTGAGAGTTCGGCGACGCCTGAGGCATAA
- a CDS encoding carbon-nitrogen hydrolase family protein, whose protein sequence is MSAPADETAGPLGVAVAQFAPRGDKAANLETIRGLVETAVGRGATLVVLPEYSMHFVTPLGSETIGAAEEVDGEFVTALGALAVQYGIHLVAGIIEKADGPRVHNTLVALSPAGEVVARYRKLHLYDAYGVQESQWMQHGTIAHPQTFTVAGFTVGLQTCYDIRFPEVTRWLVDAGVDLVLVPAEWVPGPTKERHWSALLEVRAIENTVFVAAADHTAPGGVGLSRILDPTGVTVAGLGAEAGVAVAFLTPSRLADVRRVNPALALRRFGVVPR, encoded by the coding sequence ATGAGCGCGCCGGCAGACGAAACCGCCGGTCCTCTCGGCGTGGCCGTCGCGCAGTTCGCGCCGCGCGGCGACAAGGCGGCGAATCTCGAGACGATCCGCGGCCTGGTCGAAACAGCCGTGGGCAGGGGCGCGACGCTCGTCGTGCTCCCGGAATACTCCATGCACTTCGTGACACCCCTCGGCAGCGAGACCATCGGTGCCGCGGAAGAGGTCGACGGGGAGTTCGTCACGGCACTCGGCGCGCTCGCGGTGCAGTACGGCATCCACCTCGTCGCCGGCATCATCGAGAAGGCCGACGGTCCGCGCGTGCACAACACGCTGGTCGCGCTGTCGCCCGCGGGCGAGGTCGTCGCCCGGTACCGGAAGCTCCACCTGTACGACGCCTACGGCGTGCAGGAGAGCCAGTGGATGCAGCACGGCACCATCGCGCACCCCCAGACCTTCACCGTGGCAGGCTTCACGGTCGGGCTGCAGACCTGCTACGACATCCGCTTCCCGGAGGTCACGCGGTGGCTGGTGGACGCCGGGGTCGACCTGGTGCTGGTTCCGGCCGAATGGGTGCCGGGGCCGACCAAGGAGCGGCACTGGAGCGCGCTGCTGGAGGTTCGCGCGATCGAGAACACGGTGTTCGTGGCGGCTGCCGACCACACCGCTCCCGGCGGGGTGGGGCTGAGCAGGATCCTCGACCCGACGGGCGTCACGGTGGCCGGCCTCGGCGCCGAGGCCGGCGTGGCGGTCGCGTTCCTCACGCCGTCGCGGCTCGCCGACGTGCGGCGGGTGAACCCCGCGCTCGCGCTCCGGCGCTTCGGCGTCGTCCCGCGCTGA